A genomic stretch from Clostridia bacterium includes:
- a CDS encoding CDP-alcohol phosphatidyltransferase family protein produces MKVKESIKELRTVCQKEDKDEFLISKYGYRYWSIYFTKIFLVIGLSSNTVTFLSLLAALASCYFLIYNTATALFLSAAFISFYFVLDHCDGEVARYYIRSGIKKPSMSGKYFDFLVHYFSSNLMFFFMGMGLYNLYGNSLILISGLISCIGMSNFPNLCIAFSVIESGVYKENVKAEVLEKRIFEDFEKRHNMEDVISSKSVKVKIFALIRELITFPGCLVVLSAVCILDMLTLKVFSFRLVYLLSFTVFSVINTTRKSIYWVNKLK; encoded by the coding sequence ATGAAGGTCAAAGAAAGTATAAAAGAACTCAGGACAGTTTGTCAGAAGGAAGACAAGGATGAGTTTCTGATAAGTAAATACGGTTATAGATATTGGTCTATCTACTTTACCAAAATTTTTTTGGTAATAGGATTAAGTTCGAATACAGTTACATTTTTAAGCCTTTTAGCTGCACTTGCCAGCTGTTATTTTCTCATTTACAATACTGCTACAGCTTTGTTCTTAAGTGCCGCATTTATTTCGTTTTACTTCGTTTTAGACCATTGTGATGGAGAGGTAGCAAGGTATTATATAAGAAGCGGCATTAAAAAGCCTTCAATGTCAGGAAAATACTTTGACTTTCTTGTACATTACTTTTCCAGCAACTTAATGTTTTTCTTCATGGGAATGGGTCTATATAATCTATATGGAAATTCGCTTATTTTAATAAGCGGCCTTATTTCATGTATAGGAATGAGCAACTTCCCAAATCTATGTATTGCTTTTTCCGTAATCGAATCTGGAGTTTATAAAGAAAATGTAAAAGCAGAAGTTTTAGAAAAGAGGATATTTGAAGATTTCGAAAAAAGGCACAACATGGAAGATGTTATCAGTAGTAAAAGTGTCAAAGTTAAGATATTTGCACTGATTAGGGAATTGATAACATTTCCGGGTTGTCTGGTAGTACTGTCAGCAGTATGTATCTTAGATATGCTCACGCTTAAGGTATTCAGCTTCAGACTTGTTTATCTGCTGTCTTTTACTGTATTCTCTGTCATAAATACTACAAGAAAGTCTATTTATTGGGTTAACAAGCTGAAGTAA
- a CDS encoding glycosyltransferase family 4 protein: MNRILFYDLLNDGHHWNYNFNLVKGFSDYDCCYYTSLSGSESGMAEQLDSASVKIHTVKLLTSKNKFIRLVLNLLNTLRLIRFAEKNRYDRLHILYFDQVIVHLLLKIFFGRSIKVSATLHWLPKQRIKLYILSFLLKYSVVDIVIVHGEYLRNRLIESLGDRFAHKIFSVHYPIMSKNTINNKEIQLDLPELQYYHRPFVLCFGGTRYDKGLDLLLSAVNLIQEKQFSLLIVGEEQYFKRQYIEGMVSSIRNKVFLKLQYIPENMMSMYFSAADIVVLPYRKFFSGQSGPLTEAANHRCIAIGPDVGQVGYTIQHYRLGEVFEAENVTNIAETLGKVIDNAEVIKSRILENQKKYCEICSLDGFVEAYRRILFS, translated from the coding sequence ATGAATAGAATCCTGTTCTACGACTTATTGAACGATGGACACCATTGGAACTATAATTTTAACCTGGTAAAAGGATTTAGTGACTATGACTGCTGTTATTACACTTCGTTAAGCGGGAGTGAAAGCGGTATGGCGGAGCAGCTGGATAGTGCTAGTGTAAAAATCCATACTGTCAAACTTTTGACATCCAAAAACAAGTTTATCAGGCTGGTGCTAAATTTACTTAATACATTGAGGCTAATCAGGTTTGCAGAAAAGAATAGATATGACCGTTTACACATTTTATATTTTGACCAGGTAATAGTCCATTTATTATTGAAGATATTCTTTGGAAGAAGTATAAAAGTATCAGCAACGCTGCATTGGCTCCCAAAACAAAGAATAAAACTTTATATCTTAAGTTTTCTATTAAAGTATAGCGTAGTTGATATTGTGATAGTTCATGGCGAATACTTAAGGAATAGGCTAATAGAGAGCTTGGGTGACAGATTTGCTCATAAAATTTTTTCTGTACACTACCCTATAATGAGTAAAAACACTATTAATAATAAAGAAATTCAGCTTGATTTACCTGAGCTGCAGTATTATCACAGGCCTTTTGTCCTATGTTTTGGAGGAACACGCTACGACAAGGGCTTAGACCTGTTGCTAAGCGCAGTCAACCTGATTCAGGAAAAACAGTTTTCTCTCTTGATAGTAGGAGAAGAACAGTACTTTAAGAGACAATATATTGAAGGTATGGTGAGCAGTATCAGAAACAAGGTGTTTTTAAAACTGCAGTATATTCCCGAGAACATGATGAGTATGTACTTTTCAGCTGCAGATATTGTTGTTTTACCGTACAGAAAGTTTTTTTCAGGGCAGAGCGGACCTTTGACAGAAGCTGCAAACCATAGATGTATTGCTATAGGCCCGGATGTTGGACAAGTTGGGTACACAATACAGCATTACCGCCTTGGGGAAGTTTTTGAAGCCGAGAATGTAACAAATATTGCAGAAACGTTGGGGAAGGTGATCGACAACGCTGAGGTCATAAAGAGCCGAATATTGGAAAACCAAAAG
- a CDS encoding glycosyltransferase family 4 protein encodes MLRVLYITNIPTPYRIDFWNELGKHVDLTVWFEAANYKHRKWDIRDLGLNFKYEFLKGLMFGAGRQFNIGMFRKLKQEKYDVLIISCYNSPSEMLVITWLNIKKIPFIFTSDGGFPKKDIKIKYLLKKYLISSAREWLSSGSNCTRYLNHYGADKELIFEYPFSVDFKVEGQTSLTCEERLELKNRDNLNDVVVLTVGQFIHRKGIDVLLSAFKEIGNKNVSLVIIGDGPLKEEYGSYVSGNNLQNVVIKDFMQKDELVKYYKIADIFVLPTRYDIWGLVVNEAMYFGLPVIATNKTGAAFDLIEDGVNGYVVDSEDIGQLKSKLAYLIDNAEVRAEFSKKSFEKIQYYTIKNMVKQYLNAINKFHSFQGREKHE; translated from the coding sequence ATGTTAAGAGTTCTTTATATTACAAATATACCCACTCCATATAGAATTGATTTTTGGAATGAGCTCGGTAAACATGTAGATTTGACAGTTTGGTTTGAAGCTGCTAACTATAAACACAGGAAATGGGACATAAGAGACCTTGGGTTGAATTTTAAGTATGAATTTCTGAAGGGTTTAATGTTTGGCGCCGGGAGACAGTTTAATATCGGTATGTTCAGAAAACTGAAACAGGAAAAATATGATGTATTAATAATAAGCTGTTACAATTCACCTAGTGAAATGTTGGTAATAACATGGCTGAATATAAAGAAAATACCCTTTATTTTTACTTCTGATGGAGGATTTCCAAAGAAAGATATAAAGATAAAATACCTATTAAAGAAATATCTTATTTCATCTGCAAGAGAATGGCTTTCTTCCGGGAGTAATTGCACTAGATACCTGAATCATTATGGGGCGGATAAGGAGTTAATTTTTGAATACCCATTTTCAGTGGATTTTAAGGTGGAAGGACAGACTTCCTTAACCTGTGAAGAACGTCTGGAGCTTAAAAATAGGGACAATTTAAATGACGTAGTGGTATTAACAGTGGGACAATTTATACACAGAAAGGGTATAGATGTTCTCTTGAGCGCTTTTAAAGAAATAGGTAATAAAAATGTAAGCCTGGTTATTATTGGTGACGGTCCGTTAAAGGAGGAATATGGCAGTTATGTTTCCGGAAATAACCTCCAAAACGTTGTCATTAAAGATTTTATGCAGAAAGATGAGCTAGTCAAGTACTATAAAATTGCAGATATTTTTGTACTACCAACCAGGTACGATATATGGGGCCTGGTAGTGAATGAAGCTATGTATTTCGGCCTTCCGGTTATTGCTACGAATAAAACCGGAGCAGCCTTTGACTTAATAGAAGACGGTGTAAATGGTTATGTTGTTGATTCGGAAGATATAGGGCAGTTAAAGTCTAAGTTGGCATACTTAATTGATAACGCTGAAGTGCGGGCTGAGTTTTCTAAAAAAAGCTTTGAGAAAATCCAGTATTACACAATAAAGAATATGGTTAAGCAATATTTAAATGCAATCAACAAGTTTCATAGTTTTCAGGGAAGGGAAAAGCATGAATAG